The following is a genomic window from Hyperolius riggenbachi isolate aHypRig1 chromosome 4, aHypRig1.pri, whole genome shotgun sequence.
CTCAAACTTGGACCATTGGTCCTCGACTAGGATGCTCTTTAATTTGGACTTCAAGTCCATGATTTGTGTATCCAGTTTCGGTATTTCCAATTGGATGCGTGACATAGTAAGGACCATGGCGTCAAATGAGGCTCTATTCCAAATGAAAGTCCATGGATGACAGGAAGATGTATCATTAGGGAAAGTAATAGGACTAACATGAGCCCGAATGCCTCTCGGAATACGGCCCAACCGATGATATTCTGCAAGAGTAGCTGCATGTCATTCAAATGCAATCTTGGTCTTTTGGATTCTCTGTAATTGTCTCCTGAGTCCACGCTCATCTGCAGCCCTTAGAGAGGCTACTTCAGCGGACGCAGCAGACACAATCTCCGCCGTTGCTTCAGGTGTAAAGGCAAAAGTGAGTGTTTCAATATCCACCGCTTCCATGATGTACAAAGTAGGGGGTGCAATTCAATGGGTAGTCACAATTGCAGTAAGTAGAGAAATGTACAACCCCAAGGAAGATGATCGACGGATGTGCCACGGCAAACGTAATCACCACTTGAGTAGAAGTTTGCCATAGCACATCCGTCGATCATCTTCCTTGGGTTGTACATTTCTCTACTTACTGAAATTGAACACTAAACGATTGGATAGCTTTgaactaaattaaaaaaaagataaattgttttgtatttttgttgCTATAAAGATTTAAGCGATGTTTGGAACTGCACAATACGGTCGCGGTATCTTGATATCAATATTATCCTTGCTGACACGTCATGTGCCTCTTATTGGGTGGAGTGGGCTACCCTATTAAGGATCATGTGTTTTGCCCTTCCTATTGAAAGGTGTATATCCCAATCACTACACATCACTGAGACTAGATATGCCTGTAGGTCCGTGGTAAGGAGGGGTGGTCTTGTGTGACCTGTAGGTCTGTGGTAAGGATGGTGGTCTCATGTGGCCTGTAGGTCTGTGGTAAGGAGGGGTGGTCTTGTGTGGCCTGTAGGTCTGTAGTAAGGATGGTGGTCTCGTGTGGCCTGTAGGTCTGTGGTAAGGATGGTGGTCTCGTGTGGCCTGTAGGTCTGTGGTAAGGATGGTGGTCTTGTGTGGCCTGTAGGTCTGTAGTAAGGAGGGGTGGTCTTGTGTGGCCTGTAGGTCTGTAGTAAGGATGGTGACCTCGTGTGGCCTGTAGGTCTGTGGTAAGGAGGGGTGGTCTCGTGTGGCCTGTAGGTCTGTGGTAAGGATGGTGGTCTTGTGTGGCCTGTAGGTCTGTGGTAAGGAGGGGTGGTCTTGTGTGGCCTGTAGGTCTGTGGTAAGGAGGGGTGGTCTTGTGTGGCCTGTAGGTCTGTGGTAAGGAGGGTGGTCTTGTGTGGCCTGTAGGTCTGTGGTAAGGAGGGGTGGTCTTGTGTGGCCTGTAGGTCTGTGGTAAGGAGGGGTGGTCTCGTGTGACCTGTAGGTCTGTGGTAAGGATGGTGGTCTCGTGTGACCTGTAGGTCTGTGGTTAGGAGGGGTGGTCTCGTGTGGCCTGTAGGTCTGTGGTAAGGAGGGGTGGTCTCGTGTGGCCTGTAGGTCTGTGGTTAGGAGGGGTGGTCTTGTGTGGCCTGTAGGTCTGTGGTAAGGAGGGGTGGTCTTGTGTGGCCTGTAGGTCTGTGGTAAGGAGGGGTGGTCTTGTGTGGCCTGTAGGTCTGTGGTAAGGAGGGTGGTCTTGTGTGGCCTGTAGGTCTGTGGTAAGGAGGGGTGGTCTTGTGTGGCCTGTAGGTCTGTGGTAAGGAGGGGTGGTCTCGTGTGACCTGTAGGTCTGTGGTAAGGATGGTGGTCTCATGTGGCCTGCAGGTCTGTGGTAAGGAGGGGTGGTCTTGTGTGGCCTGTAGGTCTGTGGTAAGGAGGGGTGGTCTCGTGTGACCTGTAGGTCTGAGGTAAGGATGGTGGTCTCATGTGACCTGTAGGTCTGTGGTAAGGAGGGGTGGTCTCGTGTGACCTGTAGGTCTGTGGTAAGGAGGGTGGACTCGTGTGACCTGTAGGTCTGTGGTAAGGAGGGGTGGTCTCGTGTGACCTGTAGGTCTGTGGTAAGGAGGGTGGACTCGTGTGACCTGTAGGTCTGTGGTAAGGAGGGGTGGTCTCGTGTGACCTGTAGGTCTGTGGTAAGGAGGGTGGACTCGTGTGACCTGTAGGTCTGTGGTATGGAGGGCGGGCTCGTGTGGCCTGCAGGTCTGTGGTTAGGAGGGGTGGTCTTGTGTGGCCTGTAGGTCTGTGGTAAGGATGGTGGTCTCATGTGGCCTGTAGGTCTGTGGTATGGAGGGGTGGTCTCATGTGACCTGTAGGTCTGTGGTAAGGAGGGGTGGTCTCGTGTGACCTGTAGGTCTGTGGTAAGGATGGTGGTCTCATGTGACCTGTAGGTCTGTGGTAAGGAGGGGTGGTCTCGTGTGACCTGTAGGTCTGTGGTAAGGATGGTGGTCTCATGTGACCTGTAGGTCTGTGGTAAGGAGGGGTGATCTCGTGTGACCTGTAGGTCTGTGGTAAGGATGGTGGTCTCATGTGGCCTGTAGGTCTGTGGTAAGGAGGGGTGGTCTCGTGTGACCTGTAGGTCTGTGGTAAGGATGGTGGTCTCATGTGACCTGTAGGTCTGTGGTAAGGAGGGGTGGTCTCGTGTGACCTGTAGGTCTGTGGTAAGGAGGGTGGACTCGTGTGACCTGTAGGTCTGTGGTATGGAGGGCGGGCTCGTGTGGCCTGTAGGTCTGTGGTTAGGAGGGGTGGTCTTGTGTGGCCTGTAGGTCTGTGGTAAGGAGAGGTGGTCTCGTGTGACCTGTAGGTCTGTGGTAAGGAGGGTGGACTCATGTGACCTGTAGGTCTGTGGTATGGAGGGCGGGCTCGTGTGGCCTGTAGGTCTGTGGTATGGAGGGCGGGCTCGTGTGACCTGTAGGTCTGTGGTTAGGAGGGGTGGTCTTGTGTGGCCTGTAGGTCTGTGGTAAGGATGGTGGTCTCATGTGGCCTGCAGGTCTGTGGTTAGGAGGGGTGGTCTTGTGTGGCCTGTAGGTCTGTGGTAAGGATGGTGGTCTCATGTGGCCTGTAGGTCTGTAGTAAGGAGGGGTGGTCTCGTGTGGCCTGTAGGTCTGTGGTAAGTATGGTGGTCTCATGTGGCCAGTAGGTCTGTGGTAAGGAGGGGTGGTCTCGTGTGACCTGTAGGTCTGTGGTAAGGAGGGTGGACTCGTGTGACCTGTAGGTCTGTGGTAAGGATGGTGGTCTCATGTGGCCTGTAGGTCTGTGGTAAGGAGGGGTGGTCTCGTGTGACCTGTAGGTCTGTGGTAAGGAGGGTGGACTCGTGTGACCTGTAGGTCTGTGGTATGGAGGGCGGGCTCGTGTGGCCTGCAGGTCTGTGGTTAAGAGGGGTGGTCTTGTGTGGCCTGTAGGTCTGTGGTAAGGATGGTGGTCTCATGTGGCCTGTAGGTCTGTGGTTAGGAGGGGTGGTCTCGTGTGACCTGTAGGTCTGTGGTAAGGAGGGGTGGCCTCGTGTGGCCTGTACGTCTGTGGTAAGGAGGGGTGGCCTCGTGTGGCCTGTAGGTCTGTGGTAAGGAGGGGTGGTCTTGTGTGGCCTGTAGGTCTGTGGTAAGGAGGGGTGGTCTTGTGTGGCCTGTAGGTCTGTGGTTAGGAGGGGTGGTCTTGTGTGGCCTGTAGGTCTGTGGTAAGGAGGGGTGGTCTTGTGTGGCCTGTAGGTCTGTGGTTAGGAGGGGTGGTCTTGTGTGGCCTGTAGGTCTGTGGTAAGGAGGGGTGGTCTTGTGTGGCCTGTAGGTCTGTGGTAAGGATGGTGGTCTCGTGTGACCTGTAGGTCTGTGGTTAGGAGGGGTGGTCTCGTGTGACCTGTAGGTCTGTGGTAAGGAGGGGTGGCCTCGTGTGGCCTGTACGTCTGTGGTAAGGAGGGGTGGCCTCGTGTGGCCTGTAGGTCTGTGGTAAGGAGGGGTGGTCTTGTGTGGCCTGTAGGTCTGTGGTAAGGAGGGGTGGTCTTGTGTGGCCTGTAGGTCTGTGGTTAGGAGGGGCGGGCTCGTTTGGCCTGTAGGTCTGTGGTAAGGAGGGGTGGTCTCGTGTGGCCTGTAGGTCTGTGGTAAGGAGGGTGGACTCGTGTGACCTGTAGGTCTGTGGTAAGGAGGGTGGACTCGTGTGACCTGTAGGTCTGTGGTAAGGAGGGGCGGGCTCGTGTGACCTGTAGGTCTGTGGTAAGGAGGGGTGGTCTCATGTGCCCTGTAGGTCTGTGGTTAGGAGGGGCGGGCTCGTGTGGCCTGTAGGTCTGTGGTAAGGAGGGTGGACTCGTGTGACCTGTAGGTCTGTGGTAAGGAGGGGCGGGCTCGTGTGACCTGTAGGTCTGTGGTAAGGAGGGGTGGTCTCATGTGGCCTGTAGGTCTGTGGTTAGGAGGGGTGGTCTCATGTGACCTGTAGGTCTGTGGTTAGGAGGGGTGGTCTCGTGTGGCCTGTAGGTCTGTGGTAAGGAGGGGGGTGGtctctgtcaggaaccggcccgcggcacgcctgcgtatacggttcccgactgcgggtttgaccagattaagcggggaacagccttatttaagctacaaacaaggctggaacccctcaaacacttcccactgccaccactagcgttgctagacacgttcactcagctattgagtgctcaatacgcaatctgcgttttcgtatttgggtcagctttgcgcttaggccaaatacgggaacgccacgcacccacacacacacacagttgcaatcttacactgtcgtgaagcaaagacccactaacagtcgttccgaacgatactgttagccactctgctgtcgctactcgcactggcgttgttcgtacgttgggtcagctgcgcgcttaggccaacgtatgacaaacgcccccacacacaatgcaattacaatttcatacggtagggttgctcaagcgtacaattaggcatgaacttatacacggttacacttcagtctcttctaggctatgagtgttagtttagtacggcagaagtcaaacttattaaataataatttaatattctagaaaaacatagaacaatgcagaacttaatatatacaaaaagattacaaaaagacaaagtaaaaaagttacacaattaagagttacaaagataacacacacggatatttgcgtaaaaataaacgggggaaaaaagaacgttaccagcttaggttagaacgttgtttgacgggaggacgccggttcgaccaggagtcgcgatcctccctagctattcgctacctccgagagaagataccggtggctgtcctgggccaccttaaatagtccgaagtgtcccctggggcatttaatgtccagcccccaggaactaatgcagtttccccgtttgtgacatcaccgaacgcttgtcataatccttcttgtgatatgcacttcaaagggggttcctgttttagcttcttgaagtttggcaggacacaatgtcacccattgaactctgcagacatcaaaaagcttcctccacattatttccttggttaaagggtattttagcacatccatgaaaagatcgaattttggttacaggtagcagtttgcctgtaatcctgtttacacttacagatttcaaagcaattccacttccgtttttaaagtctgtagaaatttccaaccccttcaggtgtccgcttcccatccccaacactctggcaggcttgctttgtatgatgggacaatggctgattccagttcaaaagccatgccgaccagcctattcttcctcaattggccgctaattagcagtacacacagtttccccggctggacaatgagggcagaggtaatgtacatttacatgcagacttacattatccttcagattactctggccaggtggccaattactaccaagcacaatacacatctgaggttttacccagtagacagaaaaaagacagaaatatgttctgttattatccttaccattatcagcaccccaatatatcaccacagtctCATGTGGCCTGTAGGTCTGTGGTTAGGAGGGGTGGTCTCGTGTGGCCTGTAGGTCTGTGGTTAGGAGGGGTGGTCTCGTGTGACCTGTAGGTCTGTGGTAAGGATGGTGGTCTCATGTGACCTGTAGGTCTGTGGTAAGGAGGGGTGGTCTCGTGTGGCCTGTAGGTCTGTGGTAAGGAGGGGTGGTCTCATGTGACCTGTAGGTCTGTGGTAAGGAGGGGTGGTCTTGTGTGGCCTGTAGGTCTGTGGTAAGGAGGGGTGGTCTCATGTGGCCTGTAGGTCTGTGGTAAGGAGGGGTGGTCTCATGTGACCTGTAGGTCTGTGGTAAGGAGGGGTGGTCTCGTGTGGCCTGTAGGTCTGTGGTAAGGAGGGGTGGTCTCATGTGGCCTGTAGGTCTGTGGTTAGGAGGGGTGGTCTCGTGTGGCCTGTAGGTCTGTGGTTAGGAGGGGTGGTCTCGTGTGGCCTGTAGGTCTGTGGTAAGGAGGGGTGGTCTCATGTGACCTGTAGGTCTGTGGTAAGGAGGGGTGGTCTCGTGTGGCCTGTAGGTCTGTGGTAAGGAGGGGTGGTCTCATGTGACCTGTAGGTCTGTGGTAAGGATGGTGGTCTCATGTGACCTGTAGGTCTGTGGTAAGGAGGGGTGGTCTTGTGTGGCCTGTAGGTCTGTGGTAAGGAGGGGTGGTCTCGTGTGGCCTGTAGGTCTGTGGTTAGGAGGGGTGGTCTCATGTGACCTGTAGGTCTGTGGTAAGGAGGGGTGGTCTTGTGTGGCCTGTAGGTCTGTGGTTAGGAGGGGTGGTCTCATGTGACCTGTAGGTCTGTGGTAAGGAGGGGTGGTCTCGTGTGGCCTGTAGGTCTGTGGTAAGGAGGGGTGGTCTCATGTGACCTGTAGGTCTGTGGTAAGGATGGTGGTCTCATGTGACCTGTAGGTCTGTGGTAAGGAGGGGTGGTCTTGTGTGGCCTGTAGGTCTGTGGTAAGGAGGGGTGGTCTCGTGTGGCCTGTAGGTCTGTGGTTAGGAGGGGTGGTCTCATGTGACCTGTAGGTCTGTGGTAAGGAGGGGTGGTCTTGTGTGGCCTGTAGGTCTGTGGTAAGGAGGGGTGGTCTCATGTGACCTGTAGGTCTGTGGTAAGGAGGGGTGGTCTTGTGTGGCCTGTAGGTCTGTGGTTAGGAGGGGTGGTCTTGTGTGGCCTGTAGGTCTGTGGTAAGGAGGGGTGGTCTTGTGTGGCCTGTAGGTCTGTGGTTAGGAGGGGTGGTCTTGTGTGGCCTGTAGGTCTGTGGTAAGGAGGGGTGGTCTCGTGTGGCCTGTAGGTCTGTGGTTAGGAGGGGTGGTCTCATGTGACCTGTAGGTCTGTGGTAAGGAGGGGTGGTCTTGTGTGGCCTGTAGGTCTGTGGTTAGGAGGGGCAGGCTCGTGAGACCTGTATGTGTGGTGTCTGCTCTGTGTTTGCCCACTGACTCTGTCCTTCCCTTTATATGTGACTTATTGCTCCTTCCTCCTCTGTGCTCAGGTATGGCCGGACTATGGAGGGGTTACCAAAGATTACTGGCAGCCCATCCCTGGAAGGTGCAAATCATCACTGCAGGTCAGTccgtcctcctcttccatctgttCCTCCTCCTATTtctcttcctgctcctcctcctcctgatatTTCTCCTCCATCTATTCCTGctcttcttctgcctcctcctacttctgttcctgctatccctcctcctcctcctattctgCCTCCGCCTACTTCTgtccctgctcctcctcctcctcttctgcctcctcctactTCTGTTCCTACTAtgcctcctccccctcttctACCTCCTCCTACTTCTGTTCCTGtaatttctcctcctcctcttctgcctcctcctactTCTGTTCCTActatgcctcctcctcctcctcttctgccTCCGCCTACTTCTGTTCCTActatgcctcctcctcctcttctgcctcctcctactTCTGTTCCTGtaatttctcctcctcctccacctgatcctcctcctcttctgccTCCGCCTACTTCTGTTCTtgctattcctcctcctcctcctcctcttctaccTCCTCCTACTTCTGTCCctgctcctccttctcctcttctgcCCCCTCCTACTTCTGTTCCTGCtatttctcctcctgctcttcttctACCTTCTCATATtctacaaataacatttatatcacgctatttctcctggcagactcaaagcaccagagctgcagccactaggacaccctctataggcagtagcagtgttagagagtcttgcccaaggtctcctgatgaataggtgctggcttactgaacaggcagagccgagattggaaccctggtctcttttgttagaggcagagcccttaaccagtacactatccagcctcttCTCCTACTTCTGTTCCTgctattcctcctcctgctccacccactccttctcgtattcttccttctcctcctcctcctcttctaccTTCCTCCTACTTCTGTTCCTgctattcctcctcctgctcctcctcgtCTGCCTCTTCTCCTACTTCTGTTCCTgctattcctcctcctgctccacctCGTCTGCCTCTTCTCCTACTTCTGTTCCTgctattcctcctcctgctccacccactccttctcgtattcttccttctcctcctcctcttcttctaccTTCCTCCTACTTCTGTTCCTgctattcctcctcctgctcctcctcgtATGCCTCTTCTCCTACTTCTGTTCCTGCTATTCCTCCTCATGCTCCTCCTCGTCTGCCTCTTCTCCTACTTCTGTTCCTgctattcctcctcctgctcctcctacttctgttcctgctattcctcctcctgctccacctCGTCTGCCTCTTCTCCTACTTCTGTTCCTgctattcctcctcctgctccacccactccttctcgtattctttcttctcctcctcctcctcttctaccTTCTTCCTACTTCTGTTCCTgctattcctcctcctgctcctcctcttctgcctcctcctacttctgttcctgctattcctcctcctgctcctcctcttctgcctcctcctacttctgttcctgctattcctcctcctcctcctcctcgtctgCCCCCTCCTACTTCTGTTCCTGCTATTCCTCCTCGTCTGCCTCCTCCTACTTCTGTTCCTgctattcctcctcctgc
Proteins encoded in this region:
- the LOC137571078 gene encoding adhesive plaque matrix protein-like translates to MRPPYLPQTYRPHETTPPYYRPTGHMRPPSLPQTYRPHKTTPPNHRPAGHMRPPSLPQTYRPHKTTPPNHRPTDLQVTRDHLSLPQTYRPHKTTPPNHRPTGHTSPPSIPQTYRSHESTLLTTDLQVTRDHPSLPQTYRSHETTILTTDLQVTRDHPSLPQTYRPHETTILTTDLQVTRDHPSLPQTYRSHETTILTTDLQVTRDHPSLPQTYRSHETTILTTDLQVTRDHPSLPQTYRSHETTPPYHRPTGHMRPPSLPQTYRPHKTTPPNHRPAGHTSPPSIPQTYRSHESTLLTTDLQVTRDHPSLPQTYRSHESTLLTTDLQVTRDHPSLPQTYRSHESTLLTTDLQVTRDHPSLPQTYRSHETTILTSDLQVTRDHPSLPQTYRPHKTTPPYHRPAGHMRPPSLPQTYRPHKTTLLTTDLQATQDHPSLPQTYRPHKTTPPYHRPTGHTRPPLLTTDLQATRDHPSLPQTYRPHETTPPNHRPTGHTRPPSLPQTYRSHETTPPYHRPTGHTRPPLLTTDLQATQDHPPYHRPTGHTRPPLLTTDLQATQDHPSLPQTYRPHKTTILTTDLQATRDHPSLPQTYRPHEVTILTTDLQATQDHPSLLQTYRPHKTTILTTDLQATRDHHPYHRPTGHTRPPSLLQTYRPHKTTPPYHRPTGHMRPPSLPQTYRSHKTTPPYHGPTGISSLSDV